The Vibrio tapetis subsp. tapetis genome segment AATTCATTCTCACAAAAGTAGACGACAGCATTTATCACCCGGCGATTATTTTACACTCTGGCCAACCATTGAATCAGGCAACAAAACTCATGAAAGAAAAAGGCATAGACAGCGCCTTGGTTCAATTAGATGTCAATGACCCACGTCTGAGCTCTGGCAACAGCCCATACCCTTTTGGCATCATCACACGAACCAATATGTTGCATGCTGTTATGCTCGAAGATAAGCCTTTAGATACTCCTGTCGGACATATTGCCACCTATCCTGTTTACTACGTAAAACAAGACGATTTTTTGTTTAATGCCATGATAACCATGACTCGTCAAAAAATGAAAAGAGTCATGGTATGCGACGAAACCAAACCGCTCGGTATGCTCGATATGACCCAAATATTATCGAGCTTTTCTACTCATTCTCATGTTTTATCCTTAGCGATTGCTCGTTCTGAGTCTATTGAAGAGCTAGCAATTTCAGCCAATCGCCAACGGAATTTAGTAGAAAGTCTACTCAACAATGGCATTCGCACACGATTTATTATGGAGCTAATTTCAGCCGTTAATGAGCAGATCATAGAGAAAGCATTTGAGATAATAGTGCCGAGCCCATTGCATGACCAATTATGCTTTGTCGTATTAGGTTCCGAAGGACGCGGTGAGCAAATTCTGAAAACCGATCAAGACAATGCACTGATCGTTAATGACGGTCTTGAGTGGCATCAATGCTCAAAAATAATGGACACCTTAACTCATACCTTATTGCAGCTAGGTTATCCATTGTGTCCAGGTAAAGTCATGGTCAACAACCCTGATTGGGTAAAAAGCCAAACCGAGTGGAAAAAAACCATTTCATCATGGGTCAACAAAGCGCAGCCAGAGCAAGTCATGAAAATTGCGATCATGGCGGATGCCAGCGCCATCGCGGGTAATAAACAACTACTAGCCCCAATTAGCGAACACTTAAGTACATTAATGGCCGATCAAGAACTGATTTTGACCGAGTTCACTCGCCCAGCATTGCGCTTTTCTTCCCCTTTATCTTTATTTGGTAACGTAAAAGCCTCTAAAAAAGGGCTCGATATTAAACAAGGAGGCATATTCCCAATCGTGCATGGTATTCGTGCCCTAAGCCTTGAATACGCACTTACAGAAAAAAACACCTTTGATCGGATAAGAGCACTGCAAAGCAAAAAAGTATTAGAACAACAAACCGCCGATAACCTTAATGAAGCCTTAAAGCTCTTCTTTAAATTACGTTTAAGCCAACAGCTTCATGATGATCATTCAAGCAATCACATCTCGCTAAATAAACTTGACCGCTCAGAGCGAGATATTTTACGCCACAGCTTACACGTCGTGAAAAAATTCAAGCAATGGCTTGGCTATCATTACCAGATCAGAGATTAAGGCGAAAAACATTAACTGAGTCGTAAGATCCAAGGAGGCTTATGAATACACTACGCAGGCTATGGTGGCACTACAAACTGAAAGGGCATCCCTATCAGTGGCTTTTTAATGCCTCTAGCAAAAATGAATTCGTCTCTCTCGACTGCGAAACCACCAGCCTTGACCCTAAGCGAGCAGAGCTTGTGACCATCGCTGCGACCAAAATCGTT includes the following:
- a CDS encoding DUF294 nucleotidyltransferase-like domain-containing protein produces the protein MPEKFNMNVPPFDKLSAPQQDTLRGSLDVAYYRERDIILHPAQESQYLHVLIKGTVEERAADDSEIFAYYAHDDLFDVRSLFDNHTKHKYLALEDTLSYLLPKRVFLDLYHQNGQFSAYFDSNLAKRQQLLETAQQQQNLAEFILTKVDDSIYHPAIILHSGQPLNQATKLMKEKGIDSALVQLDVNDPRLSSGNSPYPFGIITRTNMLHAVMLEDKPLDTPVGHIATYPVYYVKQDDFLFNAMITMTRQKMKRVMVCDETKPLGMLDMTQILSSFSTHSHVLSLAIARSESIEELAISANRQRNLVESLLNNGIRTRFIMELISAVNEQIIEKAFEIIVPSPLHDQLCFVVLGSEGRGEQILKTDQDNALIVNDGLEWHQCSKIMDTLTHTLLQLGYPLCPGKVMVNNPDWVKSQTEWKKTISSWVNKAQPEQVMKIAIMADASAIAGNKQLLAPISEHLSTLMADQELILTEFTRPALRFSSPLSLFGNVKASKKGLDIKQGGIFPIVHGIRALSLEYALTEKNTFDRIRALQSKKVLEQQTADNLNEALKLFFKLRLSQQLHDDHSSNHISLNKLDRSERDILRHSLHVVKKFKQWLGYHYQIRD